In Candidatus Krumholzibacteriia bacterium, the following are encoded in one genomic region:
- the nuoF gene encoding NADH-quinone oxidoreductase subunit NuoF encodes MAEFPKILSANWDVENSHTLDVYESRGGYGAMRKALTSGGMSPDEVRELVKDSGLRGRGGAGFPTGVKWGFVPDTDKKKYLLVNADESEPGTFKDRYIMDFDPHMMIEGSILSSYAINANDCFIYIRGEYGWLVDRVQEAVDEAYAKGYLGKDILGSGYDLEMIVHKGAGAYICGEETGLINSLEGRKGQPRIKPPFPAVVGFLDCPTIVNNVETVAAVPWIVNNGADAYKAIGTEKSTGTKLWSVSGPVKRPGNYEVPMGLPMKELIYGEDYCQGMLDGVELKACIPGGSSVPVLTAEETLACNIDYESFAEHGTMLGSGGCIVIGDDASMPELLKVVLQFYHHESCGQCTPCREGTGWLDMILDRMLRGEGRPKDLELLDRIGNNMMGTTICVLADAAVMPAQSFVKKFRDEFEALLPEMEEPEEYIPTTSAAEMPR; translated from the coding sequence ATGGCTGAGTTCCCGAAGATCCTCAGCGCCAACTGGGACGTTGAGAACAGCCACACCCTCGACGTGTACGAGTCGCGGGGTGGCTACGGCGCGATGCGCAAGGCCCTCACGAGCGGGGGGATGAGCCCCGACGAGGTGCGCGAGCTGGTGAAGGACTCCGGCCTGCGTGGCCGCGGCGGCGCGGGTTTCCCGACGGGTGTGAAGTGGGGCTTCGTGCCCGACACCGACAAGAAGAAGTATCTCCTGGTGAACGCCGACGAGAGTGAGCCGGGGACCTTCAAGGATCGCTACATCATGGACTTCGACCCCCACATGATGATCGAGGGGTCGATCCTGAGCAGCTACGCGATCAATGCCAACGACTGCTTCATCTACATCCGCGGCGAGTATGGCTGGCTGGTCGACCGCGTGCAGGAGGCCGTGGACGAGGCCTACGCCAAGGGCTACCTGGGCAAGGACATCCTCGGCAGCGGCTACGACCTCGAGATGATCGTGCACAAGGGTGCCGGCGCCTACATCTGCGGCGAGGAGACGGGGCTGATCAACAGCCTCGAGGGTCGCAAGGGTCAGCCGCGCATCAAGCCGCCCTTTCCGGCCGTGGTCGGCTTCCTGGACTGCCCGACGATCGTCAACAACGTCGAGACCGTCGCGGCCGTGCCCTGGATCGTGAACAACGGCGCCGACGCCTACAAGGCGATCGGTACCGAGAAGAGCACCGGCACCAAGCTGTGGAGCGTGAGTGGTCCGGTGAAACGGCCGGGCAACTACGAGGTCCCCATGGGCCTGCCCATGAAGGAACTGATCTACGGCGAGGACTACTGCCAGGGCATGCTCGACGGCGTCGAGCTCAAGGCCTGCATTCCGGGCGGTTCGTCGGTTCCGGTGCTCACCGCCGAGGAAACCCTGGCCTGCAACATCGACTACGAGAGCTTCGCCGAGCACGGCACCATGCTCGGCTCGGGCGGATGCATCGTGATCGGAGACGACGCGAGCATGCCCGAACTCTTGAAGGTCGTCCTGCAGTTCTACCACCACGAGAGCTGCGGTCAGTGCACGCCGTGCCGCGAGGGCACCGGCTGGCTCGACATGATCCTCGACCGCATGCTGCGCGGTGAGGGCCGGCCCAAGGACCTCGAGTTGCTCGACCGCATCGGCAACAACATGATGGGCACGACCATCTGCGTGCTCGCCGACGCGGCGGTCATGCCCGCGCAGAGCTTCGTGAAGAAGTTCCGCGACGAGTTCGAGGCCCTTCTGCCCGAAATGGAAGAGCCCGAGGAGTACATCCCCACGACCAGCGCCGCCGAGATGCCGCGCTGA
- a CDS encoding 2Fe-2S iron-sulfur cluster-binding protein: MAKITIDGVEHEFEEGKNLFEACAEANGEKLPHFCYHPGLSIAGVCRMCQVEIEGVPKLVIACNAAVRDGMVVNTKTPRVRSTVQNILNFHLLHHPVDCPVCDQAGECSLQDFYMDHGLYDAEIDIDDKIDKGKVKPIGDLVMLDAERCVLCARCTRFTSEITKTHELGIFNRGNHSEIDVAPGKTLDNNYSLNTVDICPVGALTSRDFRFRKRVWWLDVTDSVCPGCATGCNMTIDHNEGTAYRFKPRENPEVNDYWMCDHGRLLYKRIVTDARLEHPTVGVGEQREQSWWERAYRRVLELAESRTLVFAGSPHATLEELYALGRLAEAVDGRWLGARLSGTETGEGDDILFSADRTPNAEGIRRLGAGEFTVEQLREAATQENVLVVLENDLAGLAAEDSVLDGFAAVVTIATDGTATSDRAEVVLPTLKYAEKLGTFVNKDGRAQALNAAFPGPAEARDTIRIVRDLGEVFGHTFAWADTAGVRGEIASTVEGFGAISGGIGPQGVALDAGSVQPTPSGGEEAQA; this comes from the coding sequence GTGGCCAAGATCACCATCGACGGCGTCGAGCACGAATTCGAAGAGGGCAAGAACCTGTTCGAGGCCTGTGCCGAGGCCAACGGCGAGAAGCTGCCGCACTTCTGCTACCACCCGGGTCTGTCGATCGCGGGCGTGTGCCGCATGTGTCAGGTCGAGATCGAGGGCGTGCCCAAGCTCGTGATCGCCTGCAACGCCGCCGTGCGCGACGGCATGGTCGTCAACACGAAGACCCCGCGTGTGCGCAGCACGGTGCAGAACATCCTGAACTTCCATCTGCTGCACCATCCGGTCGACTGCCCCGTGTGCGATCAGGCCGGCGAGTGCTCTCTGCAGGACTTCTACATGGATCACGGCCTGTACGACGCCGAGATCGACATCGACGACAAGATCGACAAGGGCAAAGTGAAGCCGATCGGCGACCTGGTGATGCTCGATGCCGAGCGCTGCGTCCTGTGCGCGCGCTGCACGCGCTTCACCAGCGAGATCACGAAGACCCACGAGCTGGGGATCTTCAACCGCGGCAACCACAGCGAGATCGACGTCGCCCCGGGCAAGACCCTGGACAACAACTACTCGCTGAACACCGTCGACATCTGCCCGGTGGGCGCGCTGACCAGTCGTGACTTCCGCTTCCGCAAGCGGGTGTGGTGGCTCGACGTCACCGACAGCGTCTGCCCCGGTTGTGCGACTGGCTGCAACATGACCATCGATCACAACGAGGGCACCGCGTACCGCTTCAAGCCGCGCGAGAACCCCGAGGTGAACGACTACTGGATGTGCGACCACGGGCGCCTGCTCTACAAGCGGATCGTGACCGACGCTCGGCTCGAACACCCGACCGTCGGCGTCGGCGAGCAGCGCGAGCAGAGCTGGTGGGAGCGCGCCTACCGTCGCGTGCTGGAACTCGCCGAGAGCCGGACGCTGGTCTTCGCGGGGAGCCCGCACGCCACGCTCGAGGAGCTGTACGCCCTGGGTCGCCTGGCCGAGGCCGTCGACGGCCGGTGGCTGGGCGCACGCCTGAGCGGCACGGAGACGGGGGAGGGCGACGACATCCTGTTCAGTGCCGATCGCACGCCGAACGCCGAGGGCATCCGTCGGCTGGGGGCTGGCGAGTTCACGGTGGAGCAGCTGCGCGAAGCGGCCACGCAGGAGAACGTGCTCGTGGTGCTCGAGAACGACCTCGCGGGCCTTGCCGCCGAGGACTCGGTGCTGGACGGTTTCGCCGCCGTCGTGACCATCGCCACCGACGGTACGGCGACCAGCGACCGGGCGGAGGTCGTGCTGCCCACGCTGAAGTACGCCGAGAAGCTCGGGACCTTCGTGAACAAGGACGGCCGCGCCCAGGCGTTGAACGCGGCCTTCCCCGGGCCGGCCGAGGCCCGCGACACGATCCGCATCGTGCGCGACCTCGGAGAGGTCTTCGGGCACACCTTCGCCTGGGCGGACACCGCCGGGGTGCGGGGCGAGATCGCGTCGACCGTCGAGGGCTTCGGGGCGATCAGTGGCGGGATCGGCCCGCAGGGCGTCGCGCTCGACGCCGGATCCGTGCAACCGACCCCCAGCGGTGGCGAGGAGGCGCAGGCGTGA
- a CDS encoding complex I subunit 1 family protein produces MTGLEEIGWTLSKIGFMLGVIIGLLPAMIWAERKGAAYIQDRVGPNRANILGLRLGGLIHPLADVLKLVFKEDVIPAGVNRFFYHLAPFLVMVVALLTFAVIPFGDKLYLGDQVINLQVADLNVGVLYILAITSLGVYGIVLAGWASNNKYSFLGGIRSTSQMISYEINMGLAVLSLILATGTVRLSDMVQGQGELLFGFLPAWGVVIQPVGFLIFIVALFAEVNRNPFDLPEGESELVSGYHTEYSSLKFALFFMAEYANMIVGAAIVATLYFGGWQVPWMGTETLRANAGPLLTGTVVVAVALLLLFTRALFRHYGQIRYTLGDRREKEPLVIGVVFLAAAIGGVLFLIGGRPWAIEPGSPASMHYATATQVGTFVLKTIFFAWLFIWVRWTLPRFRYDQLMRLGWNFMLPLALVNFFVTAFVVLLLES; encoded by the coding sequence GTGACGGGACTCGAGGAGATCGGCTGGACGCTCAGCAAGATCGGTTTCATGCTCGGCGTGATCATCGGGCTGTTGCCCGCGATGATCTGGGCCGAGCGCAAGGGCGCTGCCTACATCCAGGATCGCGTCGGACCGAACCGGGCGAACATCCTGGGGCTTCGGCTCGGTGGGCTGATCCACCCCCTGGCCGACGTGCTGAAGCTTGTGTTCAAGGAAGACGTGATCCCCGCCGGCGTGAACCGCTTCTTCTACCACCTGGCGCCGTTCCTGGTCATGGTGGTCGCGCTGCTGACCTTCGCGGTGATCCCTTTCGGCGACAAACTCTACCTGGGTGATCAGGTCATCAACCTGCAGGTGGCCGATCTCAACGTCGGGGTGCTGTACATCCTCGCGATCACCAGTCTCGGCGTGTACGGAATCGTGCTTGCCGGTTGGGCGAGCAACAACAAGTACTCGTTCCTGGGTGGGATCCGTAGCACCAGCCAGATGATCTCGTACGAGATCAACATGGGGCTGGCCGTGCTGTCCTTGATCCTGGCCACGGGCACCGTCCGCCTGAGCGACATGGTGCAGGGGCAGGGCGAGCTGTTGTTCGGCTTCCTCCCGGCCTGGGGCGTGGTCATCCAGCCGGTCGGTTTCCTGATCTTCATCGTGGCGCTCTTCGCCGAGGTGAATCGCAATCCCTTCGACCTGCCCGAGGGCGAGAGCGAGCTCGTGTCGGGCTACCACACCGAGTACTCCAGCCTGAAGTTCGCCCTGTTCTTCATGGCCGAGTACGCCAACATGATCGTCGGCGCGGCGATCGTGGCCACGCTCTACTTCGGCGGCTGGCAGGTGCCGTGGATGGGGACCGAGACGCTGCGGGCGAACGCGGGCCCGCTGCTCACGGGGACCGTCGTGGTGGCCGTCGCGCTGCTGCTCCTGTTCACGCGAGCGCTGTTCCGGCACTACGGCCAGATCAGGTACACCCTCGGTGATCGCCGCGAGAAGGAACCCCTGGTGATCGGCGTGGTCTTCCTGGCCGCTGCGATCGGGGGCGTGCTGTTCCTGATCGGTGGGCGTCCCTGGGCGATCGAGCCCGGGAGCCCCGCCTCGATGCACTACGCGACGGCGACACAGGTCGGAACCTTCGTCCTGAAGACGATCTTCTTCGCCTGGTTGTTCATCTGGGTGCGCTGGACACTCCCGCGCTTCCGGTACGACCAGCTCATGCGCCTGGGTTGGAACTTCATGCTCCCCCTCGCCCTGGTGAACTTCTTCGTGACCGCCTTCGTGGTCCTGCTGCTCGAATCGTAG
- a CDS encoding NADH-quinone oxidoreductase subunit I, producing the protein MPYSIHGPKAITGGKGARMRPGESVYVFEILKGLGVTMRHLLANIFDRSRMPTLEYPDAKPEYGPWLRGRHRLMKREDGSPRCVSCQMCSTICPADCISIVAKEDDRPDVEKAPESFDIDLLRCVYCGLCVEACPCDAIRMDTGIFELAADSREAFVVDIDFLLNNTTDGVKR; encoded by the coding sequence ATGCCGTATTCGATCCACGGTCCCAAGGCCATCACCGGCGGCAAGGGCGCGCGTATGCGTCCCGGCGAGTCGGTCTACGTCTTCGAGATCCTCAAGGGGCTCGGCGTGACCATGCGGCACCTGCTGGCCAACATCTTCGACCGCAGCCGCATGCCGACCCTGGAGTACCCCGACGCCAAGCCGGAGTACGGTCCGTGGTTGCGGGGGCGCCATCGCCTGATGAAGCGCGAGGACGGTTCGCCGCGCTGTGTGTCGTGCCAGATGTGCTCGACCATCTGCCCGGCCGACTGCATCTCGATCGTGGCCAAGGAGGACGACCGGCCCGACGTCGAGAAGGCTCCCGAGAGCTTCGACATCGACCTGCTGCGGTGCGTGTACTGCGGTCTCTGTGTCGAGGCCTGTCCCTGTGACGCCATTCGTATGGACACGGGGATCTTCGAGTTGGCCGCCGACAGCCGTGAGGCCTTCGTGGTCGACATCGACTTCCTGCTGAACAACACCACCGATGGGGTGAAGCGCTGA
- a CDS encoding NADH-quinone oxidoreductase subunit J, translating to MEGLFFYLFATVAVISAVAMVTRKDPVTSAFWLIFCFLNVAALFATLSAHLMAVLQVLIYAGAIMVFFLFVTMFLGKTKRAISKPNPVLYGIALLTVVGISWFMIGLSGGERVPFPEVDGRHGTIEAVSELMLSEYIFPFELTGLLLTIAVIGAVLLARRQAPGSRGTHFSSPRTPVARARESVAGGASDA from the coding sequence ATGGAAGGGTTGTTCTTCTACCTCTTCGCCACCGTTGCCGTGATCTCGGCGGTGGCGATGGTCACCCGCAAGGATCCGGTCACCAGCGCGTTCTGGCTGATCTTCTGCTTCCTGAACGTCGCGGCCCTGTTCGCCACGTTGAGCGCGCACCTCATGGCGGTGCTCCAGGTGTTGATCTACGCCGGCGCGATCATGGTGTTCTTCCTCTTCGTCACCATGTTCCTGGGCAAGACCAAACGAGCGATCTCGAAGCCCAATCCCGTGCTCTACGGCATCGCGCTGTTGACCGTGGTCGGGATCTCGTGGTTCATGATCGGCCTCTCGGGGGGCGAGCGCGTACCCTTCCCCGAGGTCGACGGTCGTCACGGGACCATCGAGGCCGTCAGCGAACTGATGCTGTCGGAGTACATCTTCCCCTTCGAGCTGACCGGCCTGCTCCTCACCATCGCGGTGATCGGGGCGGTCCTGCTGGCCCGCCGGCAGGCACCGGGTTCGCGCGGTACCCATTTCTCGAGCCCCCGCACCCCGGTGGCGCGAGCACGTGAGAGCGTCGCCGGAGGTGCGTCGGATGCCTGA
- the nuoK gene encoding NADH-quinone oxidoreductase subunit NuoK, translating to MPDLTALTNAVQVGLGHYLGLSAILFSIGVLGVVFRRNALVMFMSVELMLTAVNLSLISFSRYMDDMHGHVFVLFVLAVAAAEAGVGLAILVEIFRKRDTVDVDEFRQLME from the coding sequence ATGCCTGATCTCACTGCGTTGACGAACGCCGTCCAGGTCGGCCTGGGGCACTACCTGGGCCTGTCGGCGATCCTCTTCAGTATCGGTGTGCTCGGCGTCGTGTTCCGGCGCAATGCGCTGGTCATGTTCATGTCGGTCGAGCTCATGCTCACGGCGGTGAACCTGAGTCTCATCTCGTTCAGCCGGTACATGGACGACATGCACGGGCACGTCTTCGTGCTCTTCGTGCTCGCCGTCGCGGCCGCCGAGGCGGGCGTGGGGCTGGCGATCCTGGTCGAGATCTTCCGCAAGCGGGACACCGTCGACGTCGACGAGTTCCGCCAGTTGATGGAGTAG
- the nuoL gene encoding NADH-quinone oxidoreductase subunit L, producing MHETDLLRWIVLLPLLGAAFNGLIAPRLPRGVVSFVGVGSVAAAFALSVKVFFDLRAMPGAERALHDLVYNWIPIGDLSVDVAFTADPLSSAMMLLVTGVGLLIHVYSVGYMKGDSSYSRYFAYLNLFVFSMLVLVAADNLLLLFVGWEGVGLCSYLLIGFWFSDEANAKAGKKAFIVNRIGDFGFLIGMFVLAKALIGHVAPGENLLAYDVLANHLDVLAPVATLAGILLFVGATGKSAQIPLYVWLPDAMAGPTPVSALIHAATMVTAGVYMVARLGFLYDIAPVASGVIAVVGALTALLAATIALAQNDIKKVLAYSTVSQLGYMFLACGVGAYYIGMFHVFTHAFFKALLFMGAGSVIHALHHKQDMRIMGGIRKYMPITFVTMGVATLAIAGVPPFSGFFSKDEILYYAFQKSPVLWAIGFVVAGMTAFYMARLMMLTFFGKERMDDETREHLHESPPSMTLPLVVLAVLSLVGGFMNVPEFLGGGKHLYHWLQPSITGEQYLSAGAHAGEHAVVAAGDHGEASHGGHGLEWALAIASSLWAILALAAGVYVYGPGIRIAQSAAALGGGALQRVLQNKWYVDEIYEAAVIDPIHRLSDTVLWRTIDAVIIDGLLVNGVSRVLAVIGQLVRLVQNGLLRWYAYSFVAGVLVLLIYVARRMNG from the coding sequence ATGCACGAGACCGATCTCCTGCGCTGGATCGTGCTTCTGCCGCTGCTCGGCGCCGCCTTCAACGGACTGATCGCACCCCGCCTGCCGCGGGGTGTGGTGTCGTTCGTGGGCGTCGGCAGCGTGGCGGCGGCCTTCGCCTTGTCGGTGAAGGTGTTCTTCGACCTGCGGGCGATGCCCGGGGCCGAACGGGCGCTGCACGACCTCGTGTACAATTGGATCCCGATCGGCGATCTGTCGGTCGACGTGGCCTTCACGGCCGACCCGCTCAGTTCCGCCATGATGCTGCTGGTCACCGGCGTGGGGTTGCTGATCCACGTCTACAGCGTCGGCTACATGAAGGGCGACTCCAGCTATTCACGGTACTTCGCCTATCTGAACCTCTTCGTCTTCTCGATGCTGGTCCTGGTGGCGGCCGACAACCTTCTGCTGCTCTTCGTGGGTTGGGAGGGCGTGGGACTCTGCAGCTACCTTCTGATCGGCTTCTGGTTCAGCGACGAGGCCAATGCCAAGGCGGGCAAGAAGGCGTTCATCGTCAACCGGATCGGGGACTTCGGCTTCCTGATCGGTATGTTCGTCCTGGCCAAGGCACTGATCGGCCACGTCGCGCCGGGCGAGAACCTGTTGGCCTACGACGTCCTGGCCAATCACCTCGACGTACTGGCCCCGGTGGCGACACTCGCCGGCATCCTGCTCTTCGTGGGGGCCACCGGCAAGAGCGCGCAGATCCCGCTGTACGTCTGGCTGCCCGACGCCATGGCCGGTCCGACTCCGGTCTCGGCCCTGATCCACGCCGCGACCATGGTCACCGCGGGCGTGTACATGGTCGCGCGCTTGGGCTTCCTCTACGACATCGCACCGGTCGCCAGCGGGGTGATCGCGGTGGTGGGGGCACTGACCGCACTGCTGGCGGCCACGATCGCGCTCGCACAGAACGACATCAAGAAGGTGCTGGCCTACTCGACGGTCTCGCAGTTGGGCTACATGTTCCTGGCCTGCGGCGTGGGTGCCTACTACATCGGCATGTTCCACGTCTTCACGCACGCATTCTTCAAGGCCCTGCTCTTCATGGGTGCGGGGTCGGTGATCCATGCCCTGCACCACAAGCAGGACATGCGGATCATGGGCGGTATCCGCAAGTACATGCCGATCACCTTCGTCACCATGGGAGTGGCCACCCTGGCGATCGCCGGCGTGCCTCCGTTCTCCGGGTTCTTCAGCAAGGACGAGATCCTCTACTACGCCTTCCAGAAGAGTCCGGTCCTGTGGGCGATCGGATTCGTGGTGGCGGGGATGACCGCGTTCTACATGGCGCGCCTGATGATGCTGACCTTCTTCGGCAAGGAGCGCATGGACGACGAGACGCGGGAGCACCTGCACGAGTCGCCACCGAGCATGACGCTGCCGCTGGTGGTGCTGGCGGTGCTGAGTCTGGTGGGCGGATTCATGAACGTTCCCGAGTTCCTGGGTGGGGGCAAGCACCTGTACCACTGGTTGCAGCCCTCGATCACCGGAGAGCAGTACCTGAGCGCGGGCGCCCACGCGGGCGAGCACGCGGTGGTCGCCGCCGGCGATCACGGCGAGGCCTCACACGGTGGTCACGGACTGGAATGGGCGCTGGCCATCGCCTCGTCGCTGTGGGCGATCCTGGCGCTGGCCGCCGGGGTGTACGTCTACGGCCCGGGTATCCGCATCGCGCAGAGCGCGGCCGCGCTGGGCGGAGGCGCGCTGCAACGGGTCCTGCAGAACAAGTGGTACGTCGACGAGATCTACGAGGCGGCGGTCATCGACCCGATCCATCGTCTGAGCGACACGGTCCTGTGGCGCACGATCGACGCGGTGATCATCGACGGTCTGCTCGTCAACGGGGTCAGCCGGGTCCTGGCCGTGATCGGCCAGCTGGTCCGGCTGGTGCAGAACGGTCTGTTGCGCTGGTACGCCTACAGCTTCGTGGCCGGGGTGCTGGTGCTCCTGATCTACGTGGCCCGACGGATGAACGGCTAG
- a CDS encoding NADH-quinone oxidoreductase subunit M, with product MFESNLLSWVVFVPLIGVAVLLVLPRVHDNVIRGVALVTTLLNFLVSLLLLQRFETNAALQFVERVPWIPAFDIEYYIGLDGISLWLVLLTTFLGPIIVLSTWSAVTDRVREFMVFYLILQAAMLGTFSAQDMVLFYVFWEAVLLPMALMIGIWGGERRIYAAVKFVLYTMVGSVLMLVAVLYMYSKAGSFSFAALAQTPFTFVEQAWLFGAFTLAFAIKVPVFPVHTWLPDAHVEAPTAGSVVLAGVMLKMGTYGLVRLSIPFFPLAVEEFAPLLAVLGVIGIVYGALVAMVQRDVKKLVAYSSVSHLGFVVLGLFAMSIEGVAGAIYVMLAHGLSTGMLFLLVGVIYERRHTRKISDFGGLAKVMPIYAFLFMIATLASVGLPGLSGFVGEFLVLMGAFKSLSLAGAQWFAVVGALGVILGAVYMLWMVQRVFFGEVKHDENRGLRDMSGREIALMVPLVIMIVVMGVYPKPWLSRMEPAIDAMLQTHERRVAEMQADAPALAGFLDPESDEQLEVRP from the coding sequence GTGTTCGAGTCGAATCTTCTCAGCTGGGTCGTCTTCGTGCCGCTGATCGGCGTCGCCGTGCTGCTGGTGCTGCCACGCGTGCACGACAACGTGATCCGCGGTGTGGCCCTGGTCACCACGTTGCTGAACTTCCTGGTCTCGTTGCTGCTCCTGCAGCGCTTCGAGACCAACGCGGCGCTGCAGTTCGTCGAGCGGGTGCCGTGGATTCCGGCCTTCGACATCGAGTACTACATCGGGCTCGACGGCATCAGCCTGTGGCTCGTGCTGCTGACCACCTTCCTGGGCCCGATCATCGTGCTCAGCACGTGGTCGGCAGTGACCGATCGCGTGCGCGAGTTCATGGTCTTCTACCTGATCCTGCAGGCAGCCATGCTGGGAACCTTCTCCGCCCAGGACATGGTGCTGTTCTACGTGTTCTGGGAAGCCGTGCTGCTGCCCATGGCGCTGATGATCGGGATCTGGGGCGGCGAACGGCGGATCTACGCCGCGGTGAAGTTCGTGCTCTACACCATGGTCGGCTCGGTGCTGATGCTGGTCGCGGTGCTGTACATGTACAGCAAGGCCGGCAGCTTCTCGTTCGCGGCCCTGGCGCAGACGCCGTTCACCTTCGTCGAGCAGGCGTGGTTGTTCGGGGCCTTCACCCTGGCCTTCGCGATCAAGGTGCCGGTCTTCCCCGTCCACACCTGGCTGCCCGACGCCCACGTCGAGGCGCCCACGGCGGGATCGGTGGTCCTGGCCGGCGTCATGCTGAAGATGGGAACCTACGGTCTCGTCCGGCTGTCGATCCCCTTCTTTCCACTCGCTGTCGAGGAGTTCGCACCCCTGCTCGCGGTTCTGGGCGTGATCGGTATCGTCTACGGTGCGCTCGTGGCCATGGTGCAGCGCGATGTGAAGAAGCTGGTGGCCTACAGCTCGGTGAGCCATCTGGGCTTCGTGGTGCTGGGCCTGTTCGCCATGTCGATCGAGGGGGTGGCCGGCGCGATCTACGTCATGCTGGCCCACGGCCTGAGCACGGGCATGCTCTTCCTGCTGGTGGGCGTGATCTACGAGCGGCGCCACACGCGCAAGATCAGTGACTTCGGCGGTCTGGCGAAGGTCATGCCGATCTACGCCTTCCTGTTCATGATCGCCACGCTGGCCAGCGTGGGGTTGCCGGGGCTGAGCGGCTTCGTGGGCGAGTTCCTGGTGCTCATGGGCGCGTTCAAGAGTCTGAGCCTGGCCGGCGCGCAGTGGTTCGCGGTGGTCGGTGCGCTGGGCGTGATCCTCGGCGCGGTCTACATGCTGTGGATGGTGCAGCGCGTGTTCTTCGGTGAGGTCAAGCACGACGAGAACCGCGGCCTCCGCGACATGAGCGGTCGCGAGATCGCCCTGATGGTGCCGCTGGTGATCATGATCGTGGTCATGGGCGTGTACCCGAAGCCCTGGCTGTCGCGCATGGAGCCGGCAATCGACGCCATGCTGCAGACCCACGAGCGACGCGTGGCGGAGATGCAGGCCGATGCCCCGGCACTTGCCGGTTTCCTCGATCCCGAGTCCGACGAGCAGCTGGAGGTGCGGCCGTGA